A section of the Streptomyces sp. CG1 genome encodes:
- the ispG gene encoding flavodoxin-dependent (E)-4-hydroxy-3-methylbut-2-enyl-diphosphate synthase: MTAVPLGVPEVPARLAAPRRQSRQIHVGPVAVGGGAPVSVQSMTTTRTSDIGATLQQIAELTASGCQIVRVACPTQDDADALATIARKSQIPVIADIHFQPKYVFAAIEAGCAAVRVNPGNIKQFDDQVKEIARAAKDHGTPIRIGVNAGSLDRRLLQKYGKATPEALVESALWEASLFEEHDFRDLKISVKHNDPVVMIEAYRQLAESCDYPLHLGVTEAGPAFQGTVKSAVAFGALLSRGIGDTIRVSLSAPPAEEVKVGIQILESLGLRQRRLEIVSCPSCGRAQVDVYKLAEEVTAGLDGMEVPLRVAVMGCVVNGPGEAREADLGVASGNGKGQIFVKGEVIKTVPESKIVETLIEEAMKLAERTSPADK; the protein is encoded by the coding sequence ATGACCGCCGTTCCCTTGGGTGTTCCCGAGGTACCGGCCCGGCTGGCCGCACCGCGGCGGCAGTCGCGGCAGATCCACGTCGGGCCGGTGGCGGTCGGGGGCGGAGCCCCGGTGTCGGTGCAGTCGATGACGACGACCCGTACGTCCGACATCGGCGCCACCCTGCAGCAGATCGCGGAACTCACCGCGTCCGGCTGCCAGATCGTCCGCGTCGCCTGCCCCACGCAGGACGACGCGGACGCCCTCGCGACCATCGCCCGCAAGTCGCAGATCCCGGTGATCGCGGACATCCACTTCCAGCCCAAGTACGTGTTCGCGGCCATCGAGGCCGGCTGTGCCGCCGTCCGGGTCAATCCGGGCAACATCAAGCAGTTCGACGACCAGGTGAAGGAGATCGCGCGCGCCGCCAAGGACCACGGCACACCGATCCGGATCGGCGTCAACGCCGGCTCCCTCGACCGGCGACTGCTGCAGAAGTACGGCAAGGCCACTCCGGAGGCGCTGGTCGAGAGCGCGCTGTGGGAAGCCTCGCTCTTCGAGGAGCACGACTTCCGGGACCTGAAGATCTCCGTCAAGCACAACGACCCGGTCGTGATGATCGAGGCGTACCGGCAGCTCGCCGAGAGCTGCGACTACCCGCTGCATCTGGGGGTCACCGAGGCGGGTCCCGCGTTCCAGGGCACGGTCAAGTCGGCTGTGGCCTTCGGGGCGTTGCTGTCCCGGGGCATCGGTGACACGATCCGCGTCTCGCTGAGCGCGCCGCCGGCCGAGGAGGTCAAGGTCGGCATCCAGATCCTGGAGTCGCTCGGTCTCAGGCAGCGGCGGCTGGAGATCGTCTCCTGCCCCTCCTGCGGCCGGGCCCAGGTCGACGTCTACAAGCTCGCCGAGGAGGTCACGGCGGGCCTGGACGGCATGGAAGTGCCGCTCAGGGTCGCGGTGATGGGGTGTGTGGTGAACGGTCCGGGCGAGGCCCGTGAGGCCGACCTGGGAGTTGCCTCAGGCAACGGAAAGGGGCAGATTTTCGTCAAGGGAGAGGTCATCAAGACCGTACCCGAGTCGAAGATCGTGGAGACGCTCATCGAGGAGGCGATGAAGCTCGCCGAGCGAACGAGCCCCGCAGACAAGTGA
- the dxs gene encoding 1-deoxy-D-xylulose-5-phosphate synthase: MTILENIRGPRDLKALSEAELGELSDEIREFLVHAVSRTGGHLGPNLGVVELSIALHRVFESPVDRILWDTGHQSYVHKLLTGRQDFSKLRGKGGLSGYPSREESEHDIIENSHASTALGWADGLAKAHRVQGEKGHVVAVIGDGALTGGMAWEALNNIATAKDRPLIIVVNDNERSYAPTIGGLANHLATLRTTDSYEKVLAWGKDVLLRTPVVGTTLYESLHGAKKGFKDAFAPQGMFEDLGLKYVGPIDGHDIKAVESALRRAKRFHGPVLVHCLTEKGRGYEPALLHEEDHFHTVGVMDPLTCEPLAPSGGPSWTSVFGDEIVRIGEERDDVVAITAAMLHPVGLGKFAERFPDRVWDVGIAEQHATVSAAGLATGGLHPVVALYATFLNRAFDQLLMDVALHRCGVTFVLDRAGVTGADGASHNGMWDMSVLQVVPGLRIAAPRDAGQLRAQLREAVAVDDAPTLVRFPKESVGPDIPAIGHVGGMDVLHRGDHPGVLLVAVGVMAPVCLQTAELLEARGIDCTVVDPRWVKPVDPALPGLAAGHRLVAVVEDNSRSAGVGSAVALALGDADVDVPVRRFGIPEQFLAHAKRGEVLADIGLTPVEIAGRISASLAVRDLDGTAKEKE; encoded by the coding sequence GTGACCATTCTGGAGAACATCCGGGGACCACGCGACCTGAAGGCGCTGTCCGAGGCCGAACTTGGCGAACTGTCCGACGAGATACGCGAGTTCCTGGTGCACGCGGTGTCGAGGACCGGCGGTCATCTCGGGCCCAATCTGGGGGTGGTGGAACTGTCCATCGCGCTCCACCGGGTCTTCGAGTCACCGGTCGACCGCATCCTGTGGGACACCGGTCACCAGTCCTATGTCCACAAGCTGCTGACGGGACGTCAGGATTTCTCCAAGCTGCGCGGCAAGGGGGGACTGTCCGGCTACCCCTCGCGCGAGGAGTCCGAGCACGACATCATCGAGAACAGCCATGCCTCCACCGCGCTCGGCTGGGCCGACGGGCTCGCCAAGGCCCACCGGGTGCAGGGGGAGAAGGGCCACGTGGTCGCCGTCATTGGCGACGGCGCGCTGACCGGTGGCATGGCCTGGGAGGCGCTGAACAACATCGCGACGGCCAAGGACCGCCCGCTGATCATCGTCGTCAACGACAACGAACGCTCCTACGCCCCGACCATCGGCGGCCTCGCCAACCACCTGGCCACCCTGCGCACGACGGACAGCTACGAGAAGGTCCTCGCCTGGGGCAAGGACGTACTCCTGCGCACACCTGTCGTCGGCACCACCCTCTACGAGTCCCTGCACGGGGCGAAGAAGGGCTTCAAGGACGCCTTCGCCCCGCAGGGCATGTTCGAGGACCTGGGCCTGAAGTACGTCGGCCCGATCGACGGGCACGACATCAAGGCCGTCGAATCCGCTCTGCGCCGCGCGAAACGCTTCCACGGCCCGGTCCTGGTCCACTGCCTCACCGAGAAGGGCCGCGGCTACGAGCCCGCCCTCCTGCACGAGGAGGACCACTTCCACACCGTCGGCGTGATGGACCCGCTGACCTGCGAACCGCTCGCGCCGTCCGGCGGCCCGTCCTGGACCTCGGTGTTCGGCGACGAGATCGTCCGGATCGGCGAGGAACGGGACGACGTCGTCGCCATCACGGCGGCCATGCTGCATCCGGTCGGCCTCGGCAAGTTCGCCGAACGCTTCCCCGACCGGGTCTGGGACGTGGGCATCGCCGAGCAGCACGCGACCGTCTCCGCGGCCGGCCTCGCCACCGGCGGGCTGCATCCGGTCGTCGCCCTCTACGCCACCTTCCTCAACCGCGCCTTCGACCAGCTGCTGATGGACGTCGCCCTGCACCGCTGCGGGGTCACCTTCGTCCTCGACCGGGCCGGCGTCACCGGCGCCGACGGCGCCTCCCACAACGGCATGTGGGACATGTCCGTCCTCCAGGTCGTCCCCGGCCTCCGGATCGCCGCCCCGCGCGACGCCGGCCAGCTGCGCGCCCAGCTGCGCGAGGCCGTCGCCGTGGACGACGCGCCCACCCTGGTGCGCTTCCCGAAGGAGTCCGTCGGCCCGGACATCCCGGCGATCGGCCACGTCGGCGGCATGGACGTGCTGCACCGCGGCGACCACCCCGGGGTGCTGCTGGTGGCCGTCGGTGTGATGGCCCCGGTGTGTCTGCAGACCGCCGAGCTGCTCGAGGCGCGCGGCATCGACTGCACGGTGGTGGACCCCCGGTGGGTCAAGCCCGTCGACCCCGCACTGCCGGGCCTCGCCGCCGGACACCGGCTGGTGGCCGTCGTGGAGGACAACAGCCGCTCCGCGGGCGTCGGTTCGGCCGTGGCGCTGGCCCTCGGCGATGCCGACGTGGATGTGCCGGTACGGCGGTTCGGCATCCCGGAGCAGTTCCTGGCGCACGCCAAGCGCGGGGAGGTGCTGGCCGACATCGGTCTCACGCCCGTCGAGATCGCCGGGCGGATCAGCGCGAGCCTGGCCGTCAGGGACCTGGACGGCACAGCCAAGGAGAAGGAATGA
- a CDS encoding aspartate aminotransferase family protein — MSTEFDLGALLAERGAERYELHAKYLNPQLPRMLHTIGFDKVYERAEGAHFYDADGNDYLDMLAGFGVMGLGRHHPVVRKALHDVLDLNLADLTRFDCQPLPGLLAERLLSHSPHLDRVFFGNSGTEAVETALKFARYATGKPRVLYCDHAFHGLTTGSLSVNGEGGFRDGFAPLLPDTAVSLGDLDALARELKKGDVAALIVEPIQGKGVHEAPPGYLRAAQELLHKHKALLIADEVQTGLGRTGDFHAYQHEDGVEPDLVCVAKALSGGYVPVGATLGKDWIFKKVYSSMDRVLVHSASFGSNAPAMACGLAVLSAMENEQIVAGVRRTGELLKSRLTALIDKYELLADIRGRGLMIGIEFGRPSSLKLRSRWTMLQTARKGLFAQMVVVPLLQRHRILTQVSGDHLEVIKLIPPLIIDEADVDRFVDAFTAVMDDAHSGGGLMWDFGKTLIKQAVAGR; from the coding sequence ATGAGCACGGAGTTCGACCTCGGCGCCCTGCTCGCCGAGCGCGGAGCCGAACGCTACGAGCTGCACGCGAAGTACCTCAACCCGCAGCTCCCGCGCATGCTGCACACCATCGGCTTCGACAAGGTCTACGAGCGGGCCGAGGGCGCCCACTTCTACGACGCGGACGGCAACGACTATCTGGACATGCTCGCCGGGTTCGGGGTGATGGGCCTCGGCCGCCATCACCCGGTCGTCCGCAAGGCGCTGCACGACGTGCTCGACCTGAACCTCGCCGACCTGACCCGGTTCGACTGCCAGCCGCTGCCCGGCCTGCTCGCCGAGCGGCTGCTGAGCCACAGCCCGCACCTGGACCGGGTGTTCTTCGGCAACAGCGGCACGGAGGCCGTCGAGACGGCCCTGAAGTTCGCCCGGTACGCCACCGGGAAGCCCCGAGTTCTCTACTGCGACCACGCCTTCCACGGCCTGACGACCGGCTCCCTGTCGGTCAACGGCGAGGGCGGCTTCCGCGACGGCTTCGCCCCGCTGCTGCCCGACACCGCCGTATCGCTCGGCGATCTCGACGCCCTCGCAAGGGAGTTGAAGAAGGGGGATGTGGCCGCCCTGATCGTCGAGCCGATCCAGGGAAAGGGCGTGCACGAGGCACCGCCCGGCTATCTGCGCGCCGCGCAGGAACTCCTGCACAAGCACAAGGCGCTGCTCATCGCCGACGAGGTGCAGACCGGCCTCGGCCGCACCGGAGACTTCCACGCCTACCAGCACGAGGACGGCGTCGAACCCGACCTGGTGTGCGTGGCCAAGGCGCTGTCCGGAGGGTACGTCCCGGTCGGCGCCACCCTCGGCAAGGACTGGATCTTCAAGAAGGTCTACTCGTCCATGGACCGCGTCCTGGTCCACTCGGCGAGCTTCGGCTCCAACGCCCCGGCGATGGCGTGCGGCCTCGCCGTGCTGTCGGCCATGGAGAACGAGCAGATCGTCGCCGGGGTGCGCCGCACCGGGGAACTGCTGAAGTCCCGCCTGACCGCGCTGATCGACAAGTACGAACTCCTCGCCGACATCCGCGGCCGGGGCCTGATGATCGGCATCGAGTTCGGCAGGCCGTCCTCGCTGAAGCTGCGCAGCCGCTGGACCATGCTGCAGACGGCGCGCAAGGGCCTGTTCGCGCAGATGGTCGTCGTACCGCTGCTGCAGCGGCACCGGATCCTCACCCAGGTCTCCGGCGACCATCTGGAGGTGATCAAGCTGATCCCACCGCTGATCATCGACGAGGCGGACGTCGACCGGTTCGTGGACGCCTTCACCGCCGTGATGGACGACGCGCACAGCGGCGGCGGCCTGATGTGGGACTTCGGCAAGACCCTGATCAAGCAGGCGGTGGCGGGCCGCTGA
- a CDS encoding helix-turn-helix domain-containing protein gives MNASDTGPPAGQGDELTAVAPQLRALRRRTGLTLEAAARAAGLSPAHLSRLETGQRQPSLPLLLALARIYGTTVSDLLGETVADRDAIVRAGDMEPTRAGGWMYFQAGASGRAMQALRVRVPYGSQGDIVRVHPGEEWVYVLRGRLRLRLGDTAHLLGPGDSAHFDSLTPHRLAAEDHDGVELLFVHTLLQSPTATLCLGPLTGELP, from the coding sequence ATGAACGCCTCAGACACCGGCCCACCGGCGGGCCAGGGCGACGAGCTGACGGCTGTCGCACCGCAGCTGCGGGCACTGCGCCGGCGCACCGGCCTCACCCTGGAGGCCGCGGCCCGCGCCGCAGGGCTCTCACCGGCCCATCTGTCCCGGCTGGAGACCGGGCAGCGGCAGCCGTCGCTGCCGCTGCTGCTGGCTCTCGCCCGTATCTACGGTACGACCGTCTCCGACCTGCTGGGCGAGACGGTCGCCGACCGGGACGCGATCGTCCGGGCCGGTGACATGGAGCCGACCCGGGCGGGCGGCTGGATGTACTTCCAGGCCGGCGCCTCCGGCCGGGCCATGCAGGCCCTGCGCGTGCGTGTGCCGTACGGCTCACAGGGCGACATCGTGCGGGTCCATCCCGGCGAGGAGTGGGTCTATGTCCTGCGGGGCCGGCTGCGGCTGCGCCTCGGTGACACCGCGCATCTGCTCGGGCCCGGCGACAGCGCGCACTTCGACTCGCTCACCCCGCACCGCCTCGCCGCCGAGGACCACGACGGCGTCGAGCTGCTGTTCGTCCACACCCTGCTGCAGAGCCCCACGGCCACGCTGTGCCTGGGGCCGCTGACCGGAGAGCTGCCATGA
- a CDS encoding DUF6126 family protein, giving the protein MSDFETKFPRSLWIRLIIYIALGHVLAGFLYLLFAVGAKG; this is encoded by the coding sequence ATGAGCGATTTCGAGACGAAGTTCCCCCGTTCGCTGTGGATCCGCCTGATCATCTACATCGCCCTCGGCCATGTCCTGGCCGGGTTCCTGTACTTGCTGTTCGCGGTGGGCGCGAAGGGCTGA
- a CDS encoding tyrosine-protein phosphatase, translated as MTQQVPSTEPELAGVRNFRDVGGLPTVDGRRVRQGVLFRSGHLAHATEDDAAFLTSLGLHTIFDFRNEADQKLEGPDVELRGVRNVNLPLSDPADGAEFWKMVRDGDLDQLRAILADGKGAARMIASYRSIVEQRTAEHSQVLRALTEDSVPALMHCAAGKDRAGISIAVTLLALGVERDAIVADYLESNAKHRRYKVRRSGSTESAYTPEVMELLSPLFDARAEYLHAAFETIEQTWGGVDAYLEQGLGLAPAARDHLRERLLD; from the coding sequence GTGACGCAGCAGGTCCCGTCGACCGAGCCGGAGCTGGCCGGAGTGCGCAATTTCCGCGACGTGGGCGGACTGCCGACCGTGGACGGACGGCGGGTGCGGCAGGGGGTGCTGTTCCGCAGCGGCCACCTGGCGCACGCGACCGAGGACGACGCGGCGTTCCTCACCTCGCTGGGCCTGCACACGATCTTCGACTTCCGCAACGAGGCCGACCAGAAGCTGGAGGGCCCGGACGTCGAGCTGCGCGGCGTGCGGAATGTGAACCTGCCGCTGAGCGACCCGGCGGACGGCGCCGAGTTCTGGAAGATGGTCCGCGACGGCGACCTCGACCAGCTGCGCGCGATCCTCGCCGACGGCAAGGGGGCGGCGCGGATGATCGCCTCGTACCGGTCGATCGTCGAGCAGCGCACCGCCGAGCACTCCCAGGTGCTGCGCGCGCTCACCGAGGACAGCGTGCCCGCCCTGATGCACTGCGCGGCGGGCAAGGACCGCGCGGGCATCTCCATAGCCGTGACGCTCCTCGCGCTGGGCGTGGAGCGCGACGCGATCGTCGCCGACTATCTGGAGTCCAACGCCAAGCACCGGCGCTACAAGGTCCGCCGCAGCGGCAGCACGGAGTCCGCCTACACCCCCGAGGTCATGGAGCTGCTCAGCCCGCTCTTCGACGCCCGCGCCGAGTATCTCCACGCTGCGTTCGAGACCATCGAGCAGACCTGGGGCGGCGTGGACGCCTATCTGGAGCAGGGCCTCGGACTCGCTCCGGCCGCCCGGGACCACCTGCGCGAACGCCTGCTGGACTGA